From the genome of Glycine max cultivar Williams 82 chromosome 2, Glycine_max_v4.0, whole genome shotgun sequence, one region includes:
- the LOC100527335 gene encoding transport protein Sec61 subunit gamma isoform X1 produces MDAIDSVFDPLREFAKDSVRLVKRCHKPDRKEFSKVAVRTAIGFVVMGFVGFFVKIIFIPINNIIVGSG; encoded by the exons atggaCGCCATTGATTCTGTGTTCGATCCGCTGAGAGAATTCGCAAAGGACAGCGTGAGGCTCGTGAAGCGCTGCCACAAACCCGATCGCAAAG aaTTCTCCAAGGTTGCCGTCCGTACTGCAATTGGTTTCGTCGTGATGGGATTCGTCGGTTTCTTCGTGAAGATCATTTTCATTCCAATTAACAACATCATCGTCGGATCTGGTTag